The proteins below are encoded in one region of Corallococcus silvisoli:
- a CDS encoding histidine kinase: MMSSALFAGCFALSLAASAALPSARQGQVQVNTEDLPPEVALSGDARGWRTVAANQVNEGTGPYWLRTQVDVPPREAGAPTPALALSVLGSWEVWWDGRPLGRNGRVGRTPSEEVPGRVDALLPLPPESSATGPHVLTMRISAHRLGFQPTGTLHHLQAGEAASLARVRMLGLAPALSALGALVLMGLYHLARVRPAHGGLATLLLGVLCLAAAALVLLEAWRGLANYPYPQHAVRLRLQAAAMLAVAALLPATVHAAFGEPRRWLRWVGLGLGLLSLAFVPGFDGKNSIALGASLVVSTALAVRAWRRGEPGGALGALAGLGFAGTLFAERGFFLALGGLLLCLTAIHARRQRRQQERFESATRAAERLQLELLKRSLQPHFLMNTLGALSEWVETEPAQAVRFIEALGAAYRHLLAVSGERTIPLARELELCRAHLEVMGCRQGTAFHLETEGVDLEAPVPPALLHTLLENAFSHNRYVSPHTFRLEGSLIAEGARPRRRYVFLAPVGTGPRQGGGEGTGARYLRARLEEAFPGAWRLEDGPTAAGWMTRVEVPA, from the coding sequence ATGATGTCCTCCGCCCTCTTCGCGGGATGCTTCGCGCTCTCGCTCGCCGCCTCGGCCGCGCTGCCCTCGGCGCGGCAGGGACAGGTGCAGGTGAACACGGAGGATCTCCCCCCGGAGGTCGCGCTCTCCGGAGACGCACGGGGCTGGCGCACGGTGGCGGCCAACCAGGTGAACGAAGGGACGGGCCCTTATTGGCTGCGCACCCAGGTGGACGTGCCTCCGCGTGAAGCCGGAGCCCCGACGCCTGCCCTCGCCTTGTCGGTGCTCGGGTCATGGGAGGTCTGGTGGGACGGCAGGCCCCTGGGCCGCAACGGACGGGTGGGGCGGACGCCCTCGGAGGAGGTACCAGGACGCGTCGATGCCCTGCTCCCGCTCCCGCCCGAGTCCAGCGCGACCGGCCCTCACGTGTTGACGATGCGCATCTCCGCGCACCGGCTCGGCTTCCAGCCCACGGGCACCCTCCACCACCTGCAGGCGGGCGAGGCCGCGTCCCTCGCTCGGGTGCGGATGCTCGGCCTGGCGCCAGCCCTTTCCGCGCTGGGCGCACTGGTGCTGATGGGGCTCTACCACCTCGCGCGCGTGCGGCCCGCTCACGGCGGGCTCGCCACGCTCCTGCTCGGCGTGCTGTGCCTCGCCGCCGCGGCGCTCGTCCTGCTGGAGGCGTGGCGCGGGCTCGCCAACTATCCCTATCCACAACACGCGGTGCGGCTGCGACTGCAGGCGGCGGCCATGCTGGCGGTGGCGGCGCTGCTGCCAGCGACCGTGCACGCGGCCTTCGGCGAGCCACGCCGCTGGCTGCGGTGGGTGGGACTCGGACTGGGGCTGCTCTCGCTCGCCTTCGTTCCGGGCTTCGATGGCAAGAACAGCATCGCGCTCGGGGCGTCGCTCGTCGTCTCCACGGCGCTCGCCGTGCGCGCGTGGCGTCGAGGGGAACCGGGGGGGGCCCTGGGCGCACTGGCGGGGCTCGGCTTCGCCGGGACGCTCTTCGCCGAGCGCGGCTTCTTCCTCGCCCTCGGAGGGCTCTTGCTCTGTCTCACGGCGATCCACGCCCGGCGGCAGCGCCGTCAGCAGGAGCGGTTTGAGAGTGCGACGCGCGCCGCGGAGCGCCTGCAACTGGAGCTGCTCAAGCGCAGCCTGCAGCCGCACTTCCTGATGAACACACTGGGCGCGCTGAGTGAGTGGGTGGAGACGGAGCCCGCGCAGGCCGTGCGCTTCATCGAGGCCCTGGGCGCGGCGTACCGGCACCTGCTCGCCGTCTCCGGTGAGCGCACCATTCCGCTCGCTCGCGAGTTGGAGCTGTGCCGCGCCCACCTGGAGGTCATGGGCTGCCGACAGGGCACGGCCTTCCACCTGGAGACCGAGGGCGTGGACCTGGAGGCCCCCGTCCCCCCTGCCCTGCTGCACACGCTGCTGGAGAACGCCTTCAGCCACAACCGCTACGTCTCGCCCCACACCTTCCGGCTCGAAGGCAGCCTGATCGCCGAGGGCGCGCGGCCACGTCGGCGCTATGTCTTCCTCGCGCCGGTGGGCACGGGCCCGCGCCAGGGTGGCGGTGAAGGCACCGGCGCGCGCTACCTGCGTGCGCGCCTGGAGGAGGCCTTCCCCGGTGCGTGGCGGCTCGAGGATGGACCGACGGCCGCGGGGTGGATGACGCGGGTGGAGGTGCCGGCGTGA
- a CDS encoding LytR/AlgR family response regulator transcription factor translates to MRLLIVEDEPLAARRLARLCEQQLGPDTPRPRVCASLDEARELLAEHTVDVLLLDLNLSGEDGFALLAEAAAGAFQTVVVSANTDQALRAFELGVLDFVPKPYTPERLALALTRVGSRSAIALRSLAVRKGGGVVLVPLDSVAYIQGAGDYAELVLRGGGTELSEKSLERLEQLLPTDFLRIHRSYLVRVTDIRELVASEGSRTGVELRDGTRLPVGRSRLGALRKRLEA, encoded by the coding sequence GTGAGGCTGCTCATCGTGGAAGACGAGCCGCTGGCGGCGCGCCGTCTCGCCCGGCTGTGCGAGCAACAACTGGGACCGGACACCCCGCGCCCGCGCGTCTGCGCGAGTCTGGACGAGGCTCGCGAGCTGCTGGCGGAGCACACCGTGGACGTGCTGCTGCTGGACCTGAACCTCTCGGGCGAGGACGGCTTCGCGCTGCTCGCTGAGGCGGCCGCGGGCGCATTCCAGACGGTGGTGGTCTCCGCGAACACCGACCAGGCGCTGCGCGCCTTCGAGCTGGGGGTGCTGGACTTCGTCCCCAAGCCCTACACGCCGGAGCGGCTCGCCCTCGCGCTCACCCGCGTGGGAAGCCGCTCGGCCATTGCCTTGCGCTCCCTCGCGGTGAGGAAGGGCGGAGGCGTGGTCCTCGTGCCCCTGGACTCCGTCGCGTACATCCAGGGCGCTGGCGACTACGCCGAGCTGGTCCTGCGCGGAGGTGGCACCGAGCTGAGCGAGAAGAGCCTGGAGCGGCTCGAGCAGTTGCTGCCCACCGACTTCCTCCGCATCCATCGCTCGTATCTCGTCCGCGTGACGGATATCCGCGAGCTCGTCGCCTCGGAGGGCTCGCGCACCGGGGTGGAGCTGAGGGACGGCACCCGGCTGCCGGTGGGCCGCAGCCGGCTGGGAGCGCTGCGCAAGCGACTGGAGGCGTAG